One Lagopus muta isolate bLagMut1 chromosome 10, bLagMut1 primary, whole genome shotgun sequence DNA segment encodes these proteins:
- the RAMAC gene encoding RNA guanine-N7 methyltransferase activating subunit isoform X2: protein MTSLVDVPPDYEKMFAHRFTSDDKEYQEYLKRPADPPPIVEEWRNRSGGNQRNRDRFQDGRYFRGDRYNWQSDHRSNQRPDRGWGNNYQQHRQGQSYYGQYGYNSYNPGPRYHPY, encoded by the exons ATGACTTCCTTGGTCGACGTACCCCCGGACTATGAGAAGATGTTCGCTCATCGGTTCACGTCAGATGATAAAGAGTACCAAGAGTACCTGAAACGTCCTGCAGATCCGCCTCCAATAGTAGAAGAATGGAGAAACAGATCTGGTGGCAATCAGAGAAACAGAGATCG gttTCAAGATGGCAGGTATTTTAGAGGGGACAGATACAACTGGCAGAGTGACCACAGATCTAATCAGAGGCCAGACAGAGGTTGGGGTAACAACtaccagcagcacagacaagGACAATCCTACTATGGACAATATGGCTACAACTCCTACAACCCAGGGCCTCGCTACCATCCCTACTGA
- the RAMAC gene encoding RNA guanine-N7 methyltransferase activating subunit isoform X1, with amino-acid sequence MEVLDPDGIRMTSLVDVPPDYEKMFAHRFTSDDKEYQEYLKRPADPPPIVEEWRNRSGGNQRNRDRFQDGRYFRGDRYNWQSDHRSNQRPDRGWGNNYQQHRQGQSYYGQYGYNSYNPGPRYHPY; translated from the exons ATGGAAG tctTAGATCCGGATGGCATTAG AATGACTTCCTTGGTCGACGTACCCCCGGACTATGAGAAGATGTTCGCTCATCGGTTCACGTCAGATGATAAAGAGTACCAAGAGTACCTGAAACGTCCTGCAGATCCGCCTCCAATAGTAGAAGAATGGAGAAACAGATCTGGTGGCAATCAGAGAAACAGAGATCG gttTCAAGATGGCAGGTATTTTAGAGGGGACAGATACAACTGGCAGAGTGACCACAGATCTAATCAGAGGCCAGACAGAGGTTGGGGTAACAACtaccagcagcacagacaagGACAATCCTACTATGGACAATATGGCTACAACTCCTACAACCCAGGGCCTCGCTACCATCCCTACTGA